A single genomic interval of Alistipes provencensis harbors:
- a CDS encoding MgtC/SapB family protein, producing the protein MEMEWNLIVRLCVAGLCGTVIGLDREYRVKDAGFRTHFLVALGSALMMIVSQYGFEDFLATHDGLRLDPSRIAAQVVSGIGFIGAGTIIIHRQLVRGLTTAASLWATAGIGLAAGGHMYIVAGAATVLTLFGLEVLTLFFGGLGRRRTMIVFSAQKKELIDAMFDRLESKDYSVISYEVESQRTSDGVVHRATIVIRAKGQASEEGYIDLLRENPDITVERIV; encoded by the coding sequence ATGGAGATGGAGTGGAATCTTATCGTGCGCCTGTGCGTGGCGGGACTTTGCGGAACGGTCATCGGGCTCGACCGCGAATACCGGGTGAAGGATGCGGGTTTCCGCACCCATTTCTTGGTGGCGTTGGGCAGTGCGCTGATGATGATTGTCTCGCAATACGGGTTCGAGGACTTTCTGGCGACCCACGACGGGCTGCGCCTCGACCCCAGCCGCATTGCGGCGCAGGTGGTCAGCGGCATCGGATTCATCGGTGCCGGTACGATCATCATTCACCGTCAGTTGGTGCGCGGGCTGACCACGGCGGCGAGTCTCTGGGCCACGGCCGGCATCGGGCTTGCGGCCGGAGGGCACATGTATATTGTGGCCGGGGCGGCCACCGTGCTGACGCTGTTCGGGCTCGAAGTGCTGACGCTCTTCTTCGGCGGGCTGGGACGCCGTCGTACGATGATCGTCTTCTCGGCGCAGAAGAAGGAACTTATCGACGCGATGTTCGACCGCCTCGAGAGCAAGGACTATTCGGTCATCTCCTACGAAGTCGAGTCGCAGCGCACCTCCGATGGGGTGGTACACCGCGCCACGATCGTCATCCGGGCCAAGGGGCAGGCCAGCGAGGAGGGATATATCGATCTGCTGCGCGAAAATCCCGACATTACCGTCGAGCGGATCGTCTGA
- a CDS encoding toll/interleukin-1 receptor domain-containing protein, whose translation MICHDVFISYKSQYVDIVKAISHVLEEENIRCWYAPRDLDSRSAGVDYDDAIYRAISACRVVVVVLTDEALESEWVKTEIAQAQNKRKLIIPYVVGKITCENGLLMRLQQKHWIDAYPNPERKFSLLVNNVKILLNETLKEEPGQEGSRPLYTVAPAGADNDFDFDYEEGEALYRAKEYNEAIVALAASAERSNSKAQKLICKLFYDLDKRSDEVSPEIWDMLERQSKAGHCYACFAMHTKYYRDYRNYYISFDYLKKAVREQNLGHAFLRLGIHYAWGMGVKLNYTLAVHYYERAIKLGCVEAYSYLGQQYEFGSDKYPADPEKTLECYRKGAQANDTRALMKLGNLYASGDIVEKDREKAFEYFQKMIDLGDCRGYSQMGLFHHLDGDMETAVKYYKKAALHDVADAFSSMAGICWNEGEKEDAYRWAKGGYLRKDQFAAYLLGFFYEQDEEYEKAWDCYFCRYEWAGTGSEDLARLYVENKFRPEKMPVGEIIRMLDIAARGRNEEAVNRLIEIYSGDEFGCKDPAKVEEYRQLGVSVEMADQMYDCGVKMMGGDETSFNPYKGLDLIERAAHKKYLPAVEFLIKIYEKGRYADKEKRREWCRYGLDEELLSGDRLSAALRIVLDEHFDGTAELPAAEFEKYAVQARRQLAHGGNDAQPLRRIAGRLDPEFDPRAVEDGCITEGPLFEKYHDYYWVFDMDMRRADAPDPEFWEVLRDSEAYAATRMRKAGEVSGEYAFWDNPNQFFDSYVELCKRYSIIPQPFTRIERELLSPPFITSRTARQFGRDVARCMVSLYATGQEDILKCRQPVSDEDILNVAEQCTDDAVQLLLIEYVESRIEVDGVFLWYNRTYPGGVLNPKAAEEWWTGYRKQLAELGIELELTPTAAEEPQAEAVSDTGSEDDDEFDRLLNEFIRSELDKVEEEKTEQ comes from the coding sequence ATGATTTGCCATGACGTTTTTATCAGCTACAAAAGCCAGTATGTAGATATCGTAAAAGCCATCTCGCATGTGCTCGAAGAGGAGAATATCCGCTGTTGGTACGCACCCCGCGACTTGGACAGCCGCAGCGCCGGGGTCGATTACGACGATGCGATCTACCGGGCGATATCCGCCTGCCGGGTCGTGGTCGTGGTGCTGACCGACGAGGCTCTGGAGTCGGAGTGGGTCAAGACCGAGATCGCGCAGGCCCAGAACAAGCGCAAACTGATCATTCCCTATGTCGTGGGCAAGATCACATGCGAGAACGGGCTGCTGATGCGTCTCCAGCAGAAGCACTGGATAGATGCCTATCCCAATCCCGAGCGCAAGTTCTCGCTGCTGGTCAACAACGTCAAAATCCTGTTGAACGAGACCCTGAAAGAGGAGCCGGGGCAGGAGGGGAGCCGCCCGCTCTACACGGTCGCACCCGCCGGGGCGGACAATGACTTCGATTTCGATTACGAGGAGGGCGAGGCGCTCTACCGGGCCAAGGAGTACAACGAGGCCATCGTCGCGCTGGCCGCCTCGGCCGAGCGGAGCAACTCCAAGGCCCAGAAGTTGATCTGCAAGCTCTTCTACGATCTGGACAAACGCAGCGACGAGGTGTCGCCCGAGATCTGGGACATGCTCGAACGGCAGTCCAAGGCCGGGCATTGTTATGCCTGCTTCGCCATGCACACCAAATATTACCGCGACTACCGCAATTACTATATTTCGTTCGACTACCTCAAAAAAGCGGTCCGGGAGCAGAACCTCGGGCACGCTTTCCTGCGGCTGGGCATCCATTACGCATGGGGAATGGGCGTGAAGCTGAACTACACGCTGGCCGTGCACTACTACGAACGGGCGATCAAACTGGGTTGCGTCGAGGCCTATTCCTACCTCGGACAGCAGTATGAATTCGGGTCCGACAAGTATCCTGCCGACCCGGAGAAAACGCTCGAATGTTACCGCAAGGGGGCGCAGGCGAACGATACGCGGGCCCTGATGAAACTCGGCAACCTCTATGCGTCGGGCGACATCGTGGAGAAGGACCGGGAAAAGGCGTTCGAATACTTTCAGAAGATGATCGACTTGGGCGACTGCCGGGGCTATTCGCAGATGGGATTGTTCCACCACCTCGACGGCGATATGGAGACGGCCGTGAAATATTACAAGAAGGCGGCCCTTCACGACGTTGCAGATGCTTTTTCGAGCATGGCGGGAATCTGCTGGAACGAGGGAGAGAAGGAGGACGCCTATCGCTGGGCCAAAGGCGGGTATCTGCGCAAGGATCAGTTCGCCGCCTACCTGCTGGGGTTCTTTTACGAGCAGGACGAGGAGTACGAAAAGGCGTGGGACTGTTATTTCTGCCGTTACGAATGGGCCGGAACGGGCTCCGAAGACTTGGCGCGCCTCTATGTCGAGAACAAGTTCCGTCCGGAGAAGATGCCCGTCGGGGAGATCATCCGGATGCTCGACATTGCGGCGCGGGGCCGCAACGAGGAGGCCGTCAACCGGCTGATCGAGATCTATTCGGGCGACGAGTTCGGCTGCAAGGACCCTGCGAAGGTCGAGGAGTACCGACAGCTCGGCGTGAGCGTGGAGATGGCCGACCAGATGTACGACTGCGGAGTGAAGATGATGGGTGGCGACGAGACTTCGTTCAATCCCTACAAGGGGCTGGACCTGATCGAGCGCGCCGCGCACAAGAAATATCTCCCGGCGGTCGAGTTTCTGATAAAAATTTACGAGAAGGGCCGCTATGCGGATAAGGAGAAGCGCAGGGAGTGGTGTCGCTACGGATTGGATGAGGAACTGCTTTCCGGCGACCGGCTTTCGGCGGCCCTGAGGATCGTTCTCGATGAGCATTTCGACGGTACGGCGGAACTGCCGGCCGCGGAGTTCGAGAAATATGCCGTTCAGGCGCGCAGGCAACTGGCGCACGGCGGCAACGATGCACAGCCTTTGCGCCGCATCGCCGGCAGGCTCGATCCGGAGTTCGACCCCCGCGCGGTAGAGGACGGGTGTATTACCGAAGGGCCGTTGTTCGAGAAATACCACGACTACTATTGGGTCTTCGACATGGATATGCGCCGTGCGGACGCGCCGGACCCGGAATTCTGGGAGGTTCTGCGGGACAGCGAGGCGTATGCCGCGACGCGGATGCGGAAGGCCGGGGAAGTCTCTGGGGAGTATGCTTTCTGGGACAATCCCAACCAGTTCTTCGATAGCTATGTGGAGTTGTGCAAGCGTTATTCGATAATACCGCAGCCGTTTACGCGCATCGAGCGGGAGCTGCTGTCGCCGCCGTTCATCACGAGCCGCACCGCCCGGCAGTTCGGCCGCGACGTGGCCCGGTGTATGGTTTCGCTGTATGCGACGGGGCAGGAGGACATTCTGAAATGCCGGCAGCCGGTCTCCGATGAAGATATCCTGAACGTGGCGGAACAGTGTACGGACGACGCGGTGCAATTGTTGCTGATCGAGTATGTAGAATCCCGGATCGAAGTCGATGGGGTGTTCCTCTGGTACAACAGGACGTATCCGGGCGGAGTTCTGAATCCGAAAGCGGCGGAGGAGTGGTGGACCGGGTACCGGAAGCAGTTGGCGGAATTGGGTATCGAACTGGAACTTACCCCGACGGCGGCGGAAGAACCGCAGGCCGAAGCGGTTTCGGATACCGGTTCCGAAGACGACGATGAGTTCGACCGGCTGCTGAACGAATTTATCCGGTCGGAGCTGGATAAGGTCGAAGAGGAGAAAACCGAACAATAA
- the rplT gene encoding 50S ribosomal protein L20 produces the protein MPRSVNAVASRARRKKVLKLAKGNFGSRGNVWTVAKNTVEKGLCYAYAHRALKKRTFRSLWITRINAAVRAQGMTYSQFIGKLNAKGIVLNRKVMADLAMNEPKAFEAIVKAVK, from the coding sequence ATGCCACGTTCAGTAAACGCAGTTGCGTCACGCGCACGTCGAAAGAAAGTTTTGAAACTTGCCAAAGGCAACTTTGGTTCAAGGGGAAACGTTTGGACCGTTGCGAAAAATACGGTCGAAAAGGGTCTGTGCTATGCTTATGCACACCGCGCCCTCAAGAAGCGGACATTCCGTTCGCTGTGGATCACGCGTATCAACGCCGCCGTCCGCGCTCAGGGAATGACCTATTCACAATTTATCGGCAAACTCAACGCCAAGGGCATCGTCCTCAACCGCAAGGTGATGGCCGATCTGGCAATGAACGAGCCGAAAGCATTCGAGGCAATAGTTAAAGCAGTTAAATAG
- the rpmI gene encoding 50S ribosomal protein L35 — translation MPKMKTNAAAKKRFTFTGTGKIKRKHAYHSHILTKKTTKQKRNLCYSGIVSAADEAKIKNLLVK, via the coding sequence ATGCCGAAAATGAAAACCAATGCCGCTGCGAAGAAGCGTTTTACCTTCACCGGCACAGGAAAGATCAAGCGCAAACACGCTTATCACAGTCACATCCTGACCAAAAAGACGACGAAACAGAAGCGTAACCTCTGCTATTCGGGTATCGTTTCTGCGGCCGACGAGGCCAAAATCAAGAACCTGCTCGTTAAATAA